The Vibrio sp. SNU_ST1 genome has a segment encoding these proteins:
- a CDS encoding DUF2960 family protein → MARTILYTYKDEDKELLFSKQEHRTIQEAVAAAEGIDITEYLKTEQQLEFISDTKAVRNYQDNYFRKLGFTKLTLKQKDNLGVGKKKK, encoded by the coding sequence ATGGCTCGTACCATTCTGTACACTTATAAAGATGAAGACAAAGAGTTACTGTTTTCGAAACAAGAACACCGCACGATTCAAGAAGCTGTAGCGGCCGCTGAAGGTATCGACATCACTGAGTATCTAAAGACTGAGCAGCAGCTTGAGTTCATTTCTGATACTAAAGCGGTTCGTAACTACCAAGACAACTATTTCCGTAAGCTTGGTTTTACTAAGCTTACGTTGAAGCAAAAAGACAACCTTGGTGTTGGTAAAAAGAAGAAGTAA